A genomic region of Trifolium pratense cultivar HEN17-A07 linkage group LG3, ARS_RC_1.1, whole genome shotgun sequence contains the following coding sequences:
- the LOC123913822 gene encoding mitogen-activated protein kinase 9-like yields MDRNKKGAGEVEFFTEYGEANRYQVQEVVGKGSYGVVVSAVDTITGEKVAIKKINEVFEHVSDATRILREIKLLRLLRHPDIVEIKHIMLPPSRREFKDVYVVFELMESDLHQVIKANDDLTPEHYQFFLYQLLRGLKYTHTANVFHRDLKPKNILANADCKLKICDFGLARVSFNDAPSAIFWTDYVATRWYRAPELCGSFFSKYTPAIDIWSIGCIFAEMLSGKPLFPGKNVVHQLDLMTDLLGTPPAESISRIRNEKARRYLSSMRKKQPVPFSKKFPNVDPLALNLLERLLAFDPKDRPSAEEALSDPYFHGLSNVDREPSTQPISKLEFEFERRKLTKDDVRELIYREILEYHPQMLQEYLSGGDQTSFMYPSGVDRFKRQFAHLEEHYGKGEKGSPLLRQHASLPRERVPAPKDENNQNNDCEHPTGSNLHSPSGVANSGDQNGPSNNTSRCLLKSASISGSKCIDVKKSKDPEEEPIPEVNDEAVDELSEKVAALLA; encoded by the exons ATGGATCGAAACAAAAAG GGTGCAGGAGAGGTAGAATTTTTTACCGAGTATGGAGAGGCAAATCGGTACCAAGTCCAAGAAGTTGTTGGGAAAGGAAGTTACGGTGTTGTGGTTTCTGCCGTGGATACTATTACTGGGGAAAAAGTTGCAATTAAGAAAATCAATGAAGTTTTTGAGCATGTATCGGATGCCACACGGATACTAAGAGAAATTAAACTTCTTCGTTTGCTACGACATCCTGATATAGTagaaattaaacatataatgCTTCCACCTTCACGAAGAGAGTTCAAGGATGTCTATGTTGTGTTTGAGTTAATGGAATCTGACCTTCATCAAGTAATTAAAGCAAACGATGATCTTACTCCCGAGCACTATCAATTTTTCTTGTACCAGCTTCTTCGGGGCCTGAAATATACACATACAG CCAATGTGTTTCATCGTGATTTGAAGCCAAAAAATATTCTAGCTAATGCTGAttgcaaattaaaaatatgtgatTTTGGGCTTGCTCGAGTTTCATTTAATGATGCTCCGTCAGCTATATTCTGGACT GACTATGTTGCGACTCGGTGGTATCGTGCACCTGAACTATGTGGTTCTTTTTTCTCAAAA TATACTCCAGCAATTGATATTTGGAGCATTGGATGCATATTTGCAGAAATGCTTAGTGGCAAACCATTGTTTCCTGGGAAGAATGTAGTGCACCAATTGGATCTCATGACTGACTTGCTTGGTACTCCTCCTGCTGAATCCATTTCGAGG ATTCGAAATGAGAAGGCTAGAAGGTACCTTAGTAGCATGAGGAAAAAGCAACCAGTTCCATTCTCCAAAAAATTTCCAAATGTAGATCCATTGGCTCTTAATTTGCTGGAGCGTTTACTCGCTTTTGATCCTAAAGACCGTCCATCAGCTGAAGAG GCACTATCTGATCCTTATTTTCATGGTTTGTCAAATGTGGACCGTGAACCATCCACTCAACCCATTTCGAAGCTCGAGTTTGAATTTGAGAGAAGAAAATTGACCAAAGATGATGTTCGAGAATTGATATATCGAGAG ATTTTAGAGTATCATCCCCAGATGCTCCAAGAATATCTTAGTGGTGGAGATCAAACAAGCTTCATGTATCCGAG TGGGGTTGACCGGTTCAAGCGACAGTTTGCACATCTTGAGGAACATTATGGGAAAGGTGAAAAAGGCTCTCCATTGTTGAGACAACATGCCTCCTTACCTAG agaGCGGGTTCCTGCTCCGAAAGatgaaaataatcaaaataatgatTGTGAACACCCGACCGGATCAAATCTTCACAGCCCATCAGGCGTAGCAAATTCTGGTGACCAAAACGGACCATCAAACAACACGTCACGTTGTCTGTTGAAGAGTGCCAGCATTAGCGGTTCGAAATGTATAGATgtcaaaaaaagtaaagatCCTGAG GAGGAGCCAATTCCAGAGGTCAATGATGAAGCGGTGGACGAGTTGTCGGAGAAGGTTGCTGCTCTCCTTGCTTAG
- the LOC123916896 gene encoding pentatricopeptide repeat-containing protein At1g77405, whose amino-acid sequence MVLRPYNKHLLAKQALVAVIKDIPFSSCSSYNPSITWTPDAVTELLRSISLFSFQSHRSIGCQTTNIFRHRSLPLSSSHTTNPYLTNLALRKSHEFLHWIHSHFNFIHTQSTSLQMAILITKSNHTNILWTFLKQISSSSSSSNTSNNLVTTATVTCLIKLLGEQGLAKQALLTFYRMRQFGCKPDVQAYNALINAMCCVGNFTKARHLLQQMELPGFHSPPDVFTYTILISSYCRYGVKISGCRKAVRRRLYEANRLFRLMVFKGIVPDVVTYNALIDGCCKTYRVGRALELFEDMKKRGCVPNRVTYDSFIRYYSAVNEIDKAVEFLRDMQRLNSGGGNGILGSCSSYTPIIHALCEVGRVVDAWSFLVELVDRGSVPREYTYKLVCDGLRLKGEDGLLHGEVHQRIKDGILERYKQTMKVKPVMTRKGYPELEVPE is encoded by the coding sequence ATGGTTCTTCGTCCTTACAACAAACATCTCCTCGCAAAACAAGCACTTGTAGCAGTCATCAAAGACATTCcattctcttcttgttcttcttacAATCCCTCAATAACATGGACTCCCGACGCCGTCACCGAACTCCTCCGCTCCATCTCCCTTTTCTCCTTCCAATCCCACCGTTCCATCGGTTGCCAAACCACCAACATCTTCCGCCACCGCTCCTTACCTCTTTCATCCTCCCACACAACAAACCCATACTTAACCAACCTCGCTCTCCGTAAATCCCATGAATTCCTCCATTGGATTCATTCCCATTTCAACTTCATCCATACCCAATCCACTTCTCTTCAAATGGCCATTCTCATTACCAAATCCAATCACACCAATATTCTCTGGACTTTCCTCAaacaaatatcatcatcatcatcatcatcaaatacTAGTAATAATCTTGTTACCACCGCGACCGTTACCTGTTTGATAAAACTCCTAGGAGAACAAGGCTTGGCAAAACAAGCCTTACTCACTTTTTACCGAATGAGACAATTCGGTTGCAAACCCGACGTACAAGCTTATAACGCCTTGATTAATGCAATGTGCTGTGTTGGGAATTTCACCAAAGCAAGACACTTACTTCAACAGATGGAACTTCCTGGGTTTCATTCTCCTCCTGATGTTTTCACTTACACTATTTTGATAAGTTCTTATTGTAGGTATGGTGTCAAGATTAGTGGATGTAGGAAGGCAGTGCGCAGGAGATTATATGAAGCCAATCGTCTCTTTCGTCTTATGGTGTTTAAAGGTATTGTTCCTGATGTTGTTACTTATAATGCCTTGATTGATGGTTGTTGTAAGACTTACCGTGTTGGAAGAGCTTTGGAGTTGTTTGAGGATATGAAGAAAAGAGGTTGTGTTCCTAACCGTGTTACTTACGATTCttttataagatattatagtGCTGTCAATGAGATTGATAAGGCTGTTGAGTTTTTGAGGGATATGCAAAGGTTGAATTCTGGTGGTGGGAATGGGATACTGGGCAGTTGTAGTTCTTATACGCCGATTATTCACGCGCTTTGTGAGGTTGGGAGAGTTGTTGATGCTTGGAGTTTTCTTGTTGAGCTGGTTGATAGAGGATCTGTGCCTCGAGAGTATACTTATAAATTGGTTTGTGATGGGCTTCGTTTGAAAGGAGAGGATGGGTTGCTTCATGGTGAAGTGCACCAGAGGATAAAAGATGGCATATTGGAGAGGTACAAGCAAACCATGAAAGTTAAACCGGTTATGACTCGCAAAGGGTATCCTGAGTTGGAAGTACCTGAATGA